From a single Ornithodoros turicata isolate Travis chromosome 8, ASM3712646v1, whole genome shotgun sequence genomic region:
- the LOC135366475 gene encoding uncharacterized protein LOC135366475 isoform X1, with translation MATSRCLVISEDKKIVINVGQPGRRVDVLTALLGTDFADIVDEGLQLQIYDKGFEEYLDFGADTMVSDNDKIKLVRASRGSPPQTEATDDGTVSVTVVPVGAVCPGIADEYKFPTPPLDLQEQLKAVKLGEVSDQLRTKIVRWLHLDICRYTLYPGKRNLYYEAARLLVYFYPTLRDINGPGFNSWWRQLKNRTKNQRKSLSDIAMVKAAREKYGKRKRADDAGTTPASPRSCIRQTLQGCASEQVEDDATLAAHKLFMVREMHKQPDHRHCERITDAMRRTYSARRSLIEQRDCQQQEVLSVAGVLTEYPALALEHEIYREFHRLTNCQVDSRMEWFVEKYGGAIISAALRRKHPHKFLKDFPAHVGTADDRECTAGAVWTVLPALLKEAPGGIIYGEPLPCDPAHPSIEVRGALWAPSSIKVRLEDFSMEVVSLNTAMALVLSLYWVYNIQYCQRSKKVFTMLEHSLGLPQTAGAAVLVTKLQNEIGFEPYQ, from the exons ATGGCTACATCACGATGCCTGGTCATTTCCGAGGATAAGAAGATAGTCATTAATGTTGGACAGCCAGGAAGAAGAGTTGATGTACTAACAGCACTGCTCGGAACCGACTTCGCGGACATCGTGGACGAAGGCTTGCAACTTCAG ATATATGATAAAGGCTTTGAAGAATACCTCGACTTTGGAGCAGACACCATGGTCAGCGACAACGACAAAATTAAGCTTGTGCGCGCAAGCCGAGGTAGCCCTCCACAGACTGAGGCAACTGATGATGGAactgtttccgttactgttgTTCC TGTTGGTGCTGTGTGCCCTGGGATCGCCGATGAATATAAGTTCCCCACGCCTCCGCTGGACCTACAGGAGCAGCTGAAAGCTGTGAAGCTGGGCGAGGTGTCCGACCAACTGAGGACAAAAATTGTTCGATGGTTGCACTTGGATATATGCCGCTACACGCT GTACCCTGGAAAAAGGAACCTTTATTACGAGGCTGCACGGCTCCTCGTCTACTTCTATCCGACCTTACGTGACATCAATGGACCAGGCTTC AACTCTTGGTGGAGACAACTAAAGAACAGGACAAAAAACCAGAGAAAATCGTTGAGTGACATTGCAATGGTGAAGGCAGCACGTGAAAAATATGGCAAGAGGAAGAGGGCGGATGATGCAGGGACTACGCCAGCGTCACCAAGAAGTTGCATCCGTCAGACG CTCCAGGGGTGTGCCTCGGAGCAAGTTGAAGACGATGCTACATTGGCAGCGCACAAACTTTTTATGGTCAGAGAAATGCACAAGCAACCTGATCACAGACATTGCGAGCGTATCACGGATGCCATGAGGAGGACCTACAGTGCGAGAAGGTCCTTAATTGAGCAGAGGGATTGCCAGCAGCAGGAGGTCCTCTCGGTCGCTGGGGTGCTCACCGAATATCCGGCACTGGCTTTGGAGCATGAG ATTtatagggagtttcatcggctCACAAACTGCCAAGTAGACAGTAGGATGGAGTGGTTCGTGGAGAAGTATGGCGGAGCAATCATATCTGCAGCATTGAGACGCAAGCATCCACACAAGTTCCTAAAGGATTTTCCTGCACATGTAGGAACTGCTGACGACAGGG AGTGTACAGCTGGAGCTGTGTGGACGGTCCTGCCGGCATTGCTAAAAGAAGCGCCTGGTGGCATCATTTATGGC GAACCCTTACCGTGTGATCCAGCACATCCGTCCATTGAAGTTCGGGGAGCACTGTGGGCACCTTCGTCGATTAAAGTGAGGCTGGAGGATTTTTCCATGGAAGTTGTAAGCCTCAATACAGCGATGGCTCTTGTGTTATCGCTGTATTGGGTTTACAACATCCAGTATTGCCAGCGCTCAAAGAAGGTGTTCACAATGCTTGAGCACAGTTTGGGCCTTCCTCAGACAGCGGGAGCTGCAGTCCTTGTAACAAAGCTTCAGAACGAAATTGGATTTGAACCGTATCAATAA
- the LOC135366475 gene encoding uncharacterized protein LOC135366475 isoform X2 translates to MATARAARVLFQLFLLSVCVLPHVFSCVTDVVCVGAVCPGIADEYKFPTPPLDLQEQLKAVKLGEVSDQLRTKIVRWLHLDICRYTLYPGKRNLYYEAARLLVYFYPTLRDINGPGFNSWWRQLKNRTKNQRKSLSDIAMVKAAREKYGKRKRADDAGTTPASPRSCIRQTLQGCASEQVEDDATLAAHKLFMVREMHKQPDHRHCERITDAMRRTYSARRSLIEQRDCQQQEVLSVAGVLTEYPALALEHEIYREFHRLTNCQVDSRMEWFVEKYGGAIISAALRRKHPHKFLKDFPAHVGTADDRECTAGAVWTVLPALLKEAPGGIIYGEPLPCDPAHPSIEVRGALWAPSSIKVRLEDFSMEVVSLNTAMALVLSLYWVYNIQYCQRSKKVFTMLEHSLGLPQTAGAAVLVTKLQNEIGFEPYQ, encoded by the exons ATGGCGACCGCGCGCGCTGCACGTGTACTTTTTCAGCTCTTTCTTTTGTCTGTGTGCGTTCTGCCTCACGTATTCAGCTGTGTCACTGATGTGGTGTG TGTTGGTGCTGTGTGCCCTGGGATCGCCGATGAATATAAGTTCCCCACGCCTCCGCTGGACCTACAGGAGCAGCTGAAAGCTGTGAAGCTGGGCGAGGTGTCCGACCAACTGAGGACAAAAATTGTTCGATGGTTGCACTTGGATATATGCCGCTACACGCT GTACCCTGGAAAAAGGAACCTTTATTACGAGGCTGCACGGCTCCTCGTCTACTTCTATCCGACCTTACGTGACATCAATGGACCAGGCTTC AACTCTTGGTGGAGACAACTAAAGAACAGGACAAAAAACCAGAGAAAATCGTTGAGTGACATTGCAATGGTGAAGGCAGCACGTGAAAAATATGGCAAGAGGAAGAGGGCGGATGATGCAGGGACTACGCCAGCGTCACCAAGAAGTTGCATCCGTCAGACG CTCCAGGGGTGTGCCTCGGAGCAAGTTGAAGACGATGCTACATTGGCAGCGCACAAACTTTTTATGGTCAGAGAAATGCACAAGCAACCTGATCACAGACATTGCGAGCGTATCACGGATGCCATGAGGAGGACCTACAGTGCGAGAAGGTCCTTAATTGAGCAGAGGGATTGCCAGCAGCAGGAGGTCCTCTCGGTCGCTGGGGTGCTCACCGAATATCCGGCACTGGCTTTGGAGCATGAG ATTtatagggagtttcatcggctCACAAACTGCCAAGTAGACAGTAGGATGGAGTGGTTCGTGGAGAAGTATGGCGGAGCAATCATATCTGCAGCATTGAGACGCAAGCATCCACACAAGTTCCTAAAGGATTTTCCTGCACATGTAGGAACTGCTGACGACAGGG AGTGTACAGCTGGAGCTGTGTGGACGGTCCTGCCGGCATTGCTAAAAGAAGCGCCTGGTGGCATCATTTATGGC GAACCCTTACCGTGTGATCCAGCACATCCGTCCATTGAAGTTCGGGGAGCACTGTGGGCACCTTCGTCGATTAAAGTGAGGCTGGAGGATTTTTCCATGGAAGTTGTAAGCCTCAATACAGCGATGGCTCTTGTGTTATCGCTGTATTGGGTTTACAACATCCAGTATTGCCAGCGCTCAAAGAAGGTGTTCACAATGCTTGAGCACAGTTTGGGCCTTCCTCAGACAGCGGGAGCTGCAGTCCTTGTAACAAAGCTTCAGAACGAAATTGGATTTGAACCGTATCAATAA